The Nitrospirota bacterium genome has a segment encoding these proteins:
- the nosD gene encoding nitrous oxide reductase family maturation protein NosD, whose protein sequence is MNSCRLISLFFAIFMVSATTGAAAVLKVGDGGVKTINEALSKAKPGDTIEVVGGTYSETLKLNKKIHIKGINNPVITSKGGYVIDITSSGVTVEGFTIKYEGKHAADDVAILVHNGSQGVLIKKNVLKNVMFGIKVVESLDTAIVDNTVEGIEDKDENTRGTCITAVGTLNLEVSGNKITSCRDGIYMEVSHYATVTDNEVTNSRYAIHTMWVDSGNFCDNIVIDNLVGMAIMYTKHTVANRNIAVGNKTHGLLINQTIRSEINENISIGNTKGIFLYNSIENEVKSNLVMNNNIGIHSWGGSEENKITGNSLIDNEVQVKYVAAKDQEWNGNYWSDYLGWDMTGKGSGDMPYESNTVVDHIFWRYPLAKLLYSSPAIHVLKIIEKQFPILKVPKVTDRTPSMAPLHKNWRLLKAKYANYQPARYHVDIQKLSNTGGIY, encoded by the coding sequence CCGGAGCTGCAGCCGTATTAAAAGTCGGCGATGGCGGCGTTAAGACTATTAATGAGGCTCTCAGTAAGGCAAAACCCGGCGACACGATAGAGGTTGTTGGCGGCACGTATTCTGAGACTCTTAAATTAAATAAAAAAATACACATTAAAGGAATCAACAATCCCGTTATAACCTCAAAAGGCGGCTATGTTATTGATATAACAAGTTCCGGCGTAACAGTCGAGGGCTTTACTATAAAATACGAGGGGAAACACGCTGCAGACGATGTCGCAATTCTTGTCCACAATGGATCGCAAGGGGTACTGATAAAAAAGAATGTTTTAAAAAACGTTATGTTTGGGATAAAGGTTGTAGAGAGTCTGGATACCGCTATTGTTGACAATACGGTAGAGGGCATAGAGGATAAAGATGAGAACACAAGGGGAACGTGTATAACTGCAGTTGGCACCCTAAACCTTGAGGTTAGCGGCAATAAGATTACAAGCTGCCGGGATGGCATCTATATGGAGGTCTCCCACTACGCAACAGTGACAGATAACGAGGTAACAAATTCCCGTTATGCAATACACACGATGTGGGTTGATTCGGGTAACTTCTGCGACAATATTGTAATTGACAATCTTGTAGGGATGGCCATCATGTACACCAAACACACCGTTGCAAACAGAAACATCGCCGTTGGAAATAAAACACACGGGCTTTTAATAAATCAAACTATAAGAAGTGAAATAAATGAAAATATATCTATCGGCAACACAAAGGGAATCTTTCTGTATAATTCCATAGAAAATGAGGTTAAATCTAATCTCGTAATGAACAACAACATTGGGATTCACAGCTGGGGGGGCTCTGAGGAAAACAAGATAACAGGCAATTCGCTGATTGATAACGAGGTGCAGGTAAAGTATGTGGCGGCTAAAGATCAGGAGTGGAACGGAAACTACTGGAGCGACTATCTGGGCTGGGACATGACCGGAAAGGGTAGTGGGGATATGCCCTATGAGTCAAACACGGTGGTCGACCATATTTTCTGGCGTTACCCTCTGGCTAAGCTTCTCTACAGCAGCCCGGCAATTCATGTTTTAAAAATAATAGAAAAACAGTTCCCTATACTGAAAGTCCCCAAGGTGACAGACAGAACTCCCTCTATGGCGCCTCTTCATAAAAACTGGAGGCTGCTTAAGGCTAAATACGCAAACTACCAGCCAGCCCGTTATCATGTGGACATACAGAAACTCTCCAACACAGGAGGCATCTATTGA